GCTTGTTTGGCCGATCATAATCCTCGCTGTCGGAATATCTGCTGGGTGAGCGCTTCCTGACATGCGCATATAAGGCATCCTTCCACTCGCGAATTTCCCCGATTGTCTCATCACTATGGCGGTATTCTGCGCAATTGGTTGGTCGAGAAGGGTCGTAGATGTCTTCCCAGTTTTGGACGACATGGATTTCAAAGttcttcttgcgcttctttcTTCCACCGCGCTGTCGCTTCTCGCGCGCGTACTCAtaatcatcatcttccacagCGGTCCAATCAGCCAAAGTGCTCTTTGTCGGTACCGAAGGGTTAGCTGAGGGCTGTGGCACTGCCTTGGGTAATGTATGTTTCGGTTTAGGCTTCTGAGCTGAGAGCTGTGGTCTTTTGGGGGGTTGAAACCGAAGAGAAGCTGTGGAAAAACATAACAAATTAGTGATGTTCCAAGTATCCAACAAGTCAAGCTCAGATACCAGGATTCAGTCGTTGCTTTTTAGCCGTGTCATCGGGTGGAGGTTCGGTCTCCGGCTGTTTAAAAACAACAGGGGCACGGGAGATGCTGCCAGGCGTATCGGTAGAGGGATTTAGTAAATTGGCATACAGTGACATTCCTCCTTTGGGAGGAGTGGGATCAGAAGCCATAACTGTTGTTATGGTGAGGATGTGTCGACGGCCTGAGAACGTCGGCACCGGCGATAAGGCTGCTTTCATTTAGCACCCCGGCTACCGCTCAACTCTCCGCTTCCATCATTTATCGTCACCTCGACCGTCACTTTGACATTTCCTGCGTCTTTCGCATATAAGAGCGGGGCCTCCCAATTTTATTTGAATCTCTCTCATTTGCCTAAATTTTTCCCTTTTGTGGAATTTCGTCTTCTTTTAAACAAGGTTCGGCTGGCAAAGGTGACACAACTCAAGCCTACCTGCGGAGTACATCAAAATCAGACACAACATACCAGTGGACGCGATGGcccaacaaagagaaaaTCCCAAAGCGTTAGGCAAGCCAAAAGGGGTATGTACACTGCATGACAAAGACCAATCTAAACACTACCCAGCCCACTAAGATTCCTTAGACAAACCCTCCAATTTTCTGTCCGTTTTCTATTTTAATGGGGTTTCCAGTACTGATCTTGTCTAGTCTCTCAATGCTCCAATTGCAGCTTTTACAATGGCTGTGATCCTTTGTTCATACTGTTTTAGCTCCATCCGCACTGCGCGGCGAGATGCCCAGACCCAAGCTTCGGGGCCTGGTTCTTTTCAGCGAGCCACGCCATTAGAGAGAAAAGACGAGTCCTGGGTTCAACAAGCGCTTGAAGAGAGTCGAGCGCAGAATGGTCAGAAGGGACGAACTTGATGTGTACTTGCATACATGTACATGTGTACTTAGTTATGCTGAAAGGGGCTTTTGTACGTGTATGTTGATATATTGAATCTACTACAGTGTTTGATAGATAGTTTGTGATACCAATGTGTGAAATTCTTTGTTCATCAAGGCTGTTCATTGCATGTAGATTAAAAGGAAGCAAAAATAAACTGGAGGTACCATCTGCGTCTTCATATTCAATCAGAATTTTCAGTGTATGAATGATCATGCACCAGGAGTCTAAGTGTGTTGACAACCCAGTTCAATCTTGAAAATGTTCATCATGCGAATGGTGAAGGAGAATTGCGTATTTTGGCCAAAGGAGAGACAAGGTGCATAGTGAAAGTAAACAGGGGGTGGTATAAGACTATACTGGCACATCCAATTGCCTTTCAATAGATCCTGTGGCCGCAGAGTTGGTCAACGGTGTTGTTGGCAAGTCAGGTTAGTAAGTAAGCCTGATCAAAATCGACATCTAGTAGATCTGTGGCTATTGTAATTGGTTCCCAAGTGCCGGCATTAAACACCTGAGAGACAAGTGCACCTTGATGCTATTAGAAAAAAAGTGCGTAAGGAGAAACTGGAGGAAAGAGGGAAAAATTAATTGGGGCAAATTTAAACAGTGTGTCACGTGGTTGCCCCGTTTATTAGCACATCCACTCTACTTTCAACCTGGAATGCATTTGATACAACATCTAACAGCATCAAGAAAACTGGACTTTGAAGACCACTGCTCTAAGTTAGTGTAAACTGTGCTTCCTATTCAAGCTAATTATTATAGCGATCGTGTTATCCTTCATGGCTATAATTATGGTCTCCAAACGGACATGGCTTCGACTAGATTTGAAGCCATATAGATCAACTGATGTTGAGTTATACCCGATGGTATTGATTTTGATGCCTtatttcccttttttttgactCTCCCAGCTTCTGATCAAGCTTCTCTCTTGTTTCTCAATATGGCATCAGTCAGTAATTCCTCTTTGTATTTGCCAGGCACTTGGTAGTCTACTTGTGGAAGATCATTTCTCGGGTGTTGCCATTGTCTACCAGGATGGGACTTTCAACGCCCACCGCTCCATTATCTGTACATTGTCACATTTTCTCGATGCCGCCCTTTAACATGGCGTTCAAGTAAGATGCTTAGCCTCCAACAGTTCAAATTGCTTACATTTATTCTTTCAGGGAATCCACCGCCGGGACCGTCGAGCAAGTCCTCTGCTTTCTCTGACAGCAGACTTGCAGTGATAATGACCAAGATGTGGAGCCAACAAGCAAAATTTCGGACAACAGTGAGAACCTTTCAAGCGAGCTTGAACACAGAGAGGCCATCACTGCCTGCAAAGACCTCTCTGTCTACCTTGCAACTGAAATTTTGGGTATCTTTCCTCTCAAGGAACTTGCTTTGCGCAAGATTTCTGCATGGAGTAGAGAATACTACATGACATCCTCGTTCCCCAAAATCGCCCTCCGAATCTTGATACCCATGCCTGCCAGTATTTCCATGTGCTCGTGAAAGTCACAACCGACCTAGAGGCCTCTTGGAATTCATGCTAGAGGCTTCGCAGTGGTTGATTTGGATTCTGAAATACCAGTTCCTAGATGGTAGTTTAAACTGAAACATGTCCTTCATCTTGCAAAATCAGGCATGAGAGCCATTTCTTTATTCAAGTACGTGCATTCACAAGAATGGGCGAGCGTGTAGAATAGGGGTTGTAAATACAGAAAAGACATACAAAATCCAAGAAGATGGTAGACAAGCTTAAAAAGCACCAAGAGAAAAAGGCCATGTGTTGACGCATAGAATATTTTCTGCTAAGACGCAGCGAGCATGTGAAGACTTGTGAAAGCTGTTTCACAGCTAGAGCCTTAGATTCCGGAGACACTGTCATCTATGCCAAGACCCTCGTATGCTTTCAAAATGCAGTAGCCAAAATTTACTCGCTCAATGTTGATCTGCAAATATCGAGCAGCAGATCACCCCGTCCATATCTATATAGGGGTTGGCAGAAGGAAAAAGAACTTGGCCATCAGAATCGGTGAAGGCCGGGGGGAGGGGGTGCGATTTAATAGGAGCACAAAGAAGGGAGGAGGTTGGAAGCTGTCTACCGTGTGTTGATATATCGTGGGTATCAAATAGATCTAtgggcttcttcttccatctgGATCCTCAGCGTACCCTCATGCTGCAAGGTATTGATCTGCTTCCGCAGATATTCATAGGTGAGCATAGTGGTCATGGCAGCCGGGACGGCCCGGAACAGATTGACGCCGATCCCAGAGTAAAACGCACGCCATCCCTCTTCCTTGAGAATTGTCTGGAATGTGCGCACCATGCCATTATAACGCGGACGGCTAGGCATTCCATCTGACGAGGAAATGCCACCTGACCGACCGCGGTCATGCGGATGTTTCAATCCGCCGCGGAACGCAACCTCTTCGTGAGATTGTGCCGGAATAGTCCGTTGCTGCGTTTGGAGTCGGGTCCGCAAAACTTCGTGCGGGTATGTGACCGTGCTTGCACAGATCTTGCTGAGGAAAGTGGCAACGGATATTCCCGCCCAGTGTGAGCTACCGGTATCGGGGTGCTCACCGATACCATATCCTGTCAATGCCATCTTTAGATATTCGTAAAGCGGGAATTGAATGGCCACATGGGTCAGTCCCAGCAGAGCTGGGGTGAGGCCAGAGTAGAAGGAGCGAAGGCCCTCAATTTGATACATCTTGCGAGCGGCATCCCATGTGCCTGTGTATTGCCAAGGGGCTCGCACACCTTCACTATTTTGTTTAAGGCTTTGTGACATGAGCCTGGTCTTGATTACCCAAATAGGGTTCGTGACAACAGTTGAGCATGCACCAGCTGTGATTGAAGCATAGCCGCGGGATAGCCACCAGCTTCCTGTAGTTTGGTCAGTCCTGACAAATGACTGGATCCTCCAGTGTGGAGATACCTACCTGTCTGGTCATAAAAATATTCACGAGTCCGGTCATAGACTGCTAGATAAACAGCCCAGGTAGGAAGATAACCCAGCAACATTGGACCTAGTCCCTGGTAGAGACCGCGAACGCCATCTTCCCGCCAAATCCTCCTTCCACTTCCTAGCATGCCACGATACAACACTCCCGAGGCAACTTCTTTTGCTCCCCGCCGAAATCCGCCCTGGGCTTGGAGCTTCGTTTTGATCACATCAAGAGGACATGTGACAATACCAGAGGCCACGCCAGCGCTGGCTCCACAGAAAGGTGCTATGTAAAAGTTGGGTATCTTGGTGGAAAAGACTTCGAGGCGGGCTTTGAAATCAGAGCTCGGTGCGGCGGGCACATTGGGAGCATTGTTGATATGGATTGATTGAGTTTGGGTTTGGGAGCTGTTCGGAGCGCTTCGGCCGTTTGTAGTCATCTTGGTGGCCGGCGCTCACGCAGCTTGTCGAACCGTACTGAATCAACGAGGGCTCCCGGACACGAGCATATCGGGTGCTCGATCCGGAACCCAAGAACCTTATTTCAAACCGAGCTGGAAAAGAGAAGTAGATTGTCCGAATACCCAATATCGAAAGTCCAAAGTCGGTAAATGGTGTAAGGATGAAGGTGTCAGTATTGACGGAGGATCGAGAGCCTTTTCGGGGCCGATGATTGCCGAACCCGGTGCGATTGCGTTGAATGCGCAATGTTCTATAATCTTGCAGCACGGACGTGGGCGGGGTTCTGAGAACAAACAAGCTTCTCAGTATAAGCAGGGATCAGTTGTTGCTATGAGGCTGAACAAATCCCATCTCTGTCAAAGCAAGCGATAAGGTCGAAAAGGGGAAATGACATAGGAAACCCATCCGTTAGGTGGAGTGCCCCGATTGCCATTCCCAGATTCCCCACCGCCTGAGGCATGACTAGATCACGTGTTTCTTGCCTCAGGTGTAAAGATTCCGTTTCAGGACTAGCCGCCCGAGCTCCGTTTTGCACAACCTCGCAACATCGGGTCATCTCGTGTTCCAGTCGGATAGCCTTTCCAACCCTTCACCACACCCACGTCAATTGGGATACCCGGGATTCAAAATGTCTGCCCCTTCGCTCGCCAGTTACATCGTCAAGCGCCCGTGGCTCAAGAGCTGGCTCACCCCTCTCTCCCACTGGTACACCGATGCCGCCGGCTACAGGAGACTCGGACTCAAGTAATTCTTGCCCTTCAACATCGACAACCCCTCGACCACGAACGATTGAGATAAGAATTTGGAATTGGCTGGTCAAATTCAATGCGCAACGGTCGCATATCTTTTGAATGCAATCGCAGTTACACTGAATTTGCCCGGAGGCCCGGTCTTTCGGATATCGTTCGCGGAAGGGTTGGACCGAAACACATGCTAACCGCCCAACTAGGTTCGATGACCTGATCCCCGAGGAGAGCGAGAATGTCCAGAAGGCCATCAAGCGTCTTCCCGCCAAGGAGGCCTACGACCGTGTCTTCCGTATCCGCCGTGCTTTCCAGGTTCGACAGACCCCCTTCCTCTATATCCGACTAGCGCAAATCCTAACAAACGTGTCAATTGCAGTGCTCCATCTCCCACACTCTCCTTCCCGCTAACGAGCAGACCAAGCCCGAGGAGGTGAGTCCCCAACATCCAAATTTCGTCCTCCCCGCATGAGTCTCCATATCGGCCAATCCTGTTGCATGGATTTGTCACATCCTCACATCCACCCCGATATCGTTTTGAGGCATCTGCTCACCACAACGAACGCAATGCTAACTATGCAAATCAAACAGGACATCGAGTACCTTAGCCCCATCATCCGCGAGGTCgagaaagaggccaaggAGCGTGCTGACCTTGACAACCTTGTTGTCCGCAAGTAAGCCATCGCTGCTTGGTTCAATAGAATATGAAAACAGGGGGCTGGTTGGCATTGAATAAACGCCTTGTGTGCTTTCTTCGTAATAAAATGGGTGTCGTCGTCGGCGGCCCATGGCTTGATTACGCAGCCTGAGTGTACTGATACTGTACAAATCGATTTTCTTCGCGCGCTTCAATTTATGATCAATCATGTAAATCTATAAGTGGGTCTTGCGCCTCTTGCTGCATAGTTTATCCTTGGTAATGATGGTGTAGTTCAAGATACTATGCGGGCTGGGGTAGCCGAGCTGGTCAATTTGGGCGTTGGCACCCAACACCTGCCCGCGTTTGCAGAACATCTTTACTCGAATCCCTTCTCTCGTGGCTACGGAATCAGAGCCACAATTCACCCCCAGATGTTGATTTTATACAACACGACATCGTTTATACTACAGCCCCATCTCAAACGCTCAACGCCTAGAGGATCCCGCTGTATCAAGGCAGCCTAGTTCACAGCAGTAGCACTTCTACGCCTTTTAACCACCAAGAACAGCCACATCAACGTCCT
Above is a genomic segment from Penicillium digitatum chromosome 3, complete sequence containing:
- a CDS encoding Mitochondrial carrier protein, putative — its product is MTTNGRSAPNSSQTQTQSIHINNAPNVPAAPSSDFKARLEVFSTKIPNFYIAPFCGASAGVASGIVTCPLDVIKTKLQAQGGFRRGAKEVASGVLYRGMLGSGRRIWREDGVRGLYQGLGPMLLGYLPTWAVYLAVYDRTREYFYDQTGSWWLSRGYASITAGACSTVVTNPIWVIKTRLMSQSLKQNSEGVRAPWQYTGTWDAARKMYQIEGLRSFYSGLTPALLGLTHVAIQFPLYEYLKMALTGYGIGEHPDTGSSHWAGISVATFLSKICASTVTYPHEVLRTRLQTQQRTIPAQSHEEVAFRGGLKHPHDRGRSGGISSSDGMPSRPRYNGMVRTFQTILKEEGWRAFYSGIGVNLFRAVPAAMTTMLTYEYLRKQINTLQHEGTLRIQMEEEAHRSI
- a CDS encoding Cytochrome b-c1 complex subunit 7, whose product is MSAPSLASYIVKRPWLKSWLTPLSHWYTDAAGYRRLGLKFDDLIPEESENVQKAIKRLPAKEAYDRVFRIRRAFQCSISHTLLPANEQTKPEEDIEYLSPIIREVEKEAKERADLDNLVVRK